A stretch of the Acyrthosiphon pisum isolate AL4f chromosome A2, pea_aphid_22Mar2018_4r6ur, whole genome shotgun sequence genome encodes the following:
- the LOC100166809 gene encoding beta-galactosidase, producing the protein MHWIGVCCFWSLFVFVLCDTSNSTNNRTFIVDYEKNEFLKDGEVFRYVSGDLHYFRVPKSYWKDRIQKIKAAGLNAITTYVEWSLHEPFPGTYNFEGMADLEYFIKLIQDEGMYLLLRPGPYICAERDFGGFPYWLLNVTPKGSLRTNDSSYKKYVSQWFSVLMKKMQPHLYGNGGNIIMVQVENEYGSYYACDSDYKLWLRDLLKGYVEDKALLYTIDICRQRDFDCGPIPEVYATVDFGISVNAATCFDFLKNYQKGGPSVNSEFYPGWLAHWQEPHPKVNSDDVVNHMKSMLSLNASFSFYMFHGGTNFGFTSGANTNESDANIGYLPQLTSYDYDAPITEAGDLTEKYFKIKQTLENAKHSGAVVENISVISPIPMLKAAYGTFFLRPLVSIFEKVTHRINPVLSFNPLTFEVMDINTGFVMYETILLNKFQNPVNLTVNSVRDRAIIYLDQVQVGTMNRLKGNTTIFLDIKKNSAQTLSILVENQGRINYGDFIEDRKGILGHVLLDNEKVGPWKMIAHPLNETSWLSSIKPVDNVQVPAFYRTQFTLPEDYTSTLDTYLDTSGWTKGVAFLNDINLGRYWPLAGPQITLYVPASFLKPPPAVNTLVMFELERAPQDLSIKFVDKPTINGPINTD; encoded by the exons ATGCATTGGATTGGTGTATGTTGTTTCTGGTCATTATTTGTTTTCGTCTTGTGCGATACTAGTAATTCG ACAAACAATCGGACGTTCATTGTAGATTATGAAAAAAACGAATTCCTAAAAGACGGAGAAGTGTTCCGATACGTTTCTGGTGATTTGCACTATTTTCGAGTTCCTAAATCTTATTGGAAAGacagaattcaaaaaataaaagcaGCTGGATTAAATGCTATAACAAC ttacgtAGAATGGAGCTTACATGAACCATTTCCTGGCACATATAATTTCGAAGGGATGGCCGACTTGGagtatttcataaaattgatCCAAGACGAAGGCATGTACCTACTCTTGAGACCTGGTCCATACATATGTGCTGAACGTGATttc ggtGGATTTCCATATTGGTTATTGAACGTTACGCCTAAGGGGAGCTTAAGGACAAATGATTCGA gttATAAAAAGTATGTTTCACAATGGTTTAGTGTGCTTATGAAGAAAATGCAACCTCATTTGTACGGAAATGGGGGAAATATCATTATGGTCCAg GTGGAAAATGAGTATGGGAGTTACTACGCCTGTGATTCAGACTACAAACTGTGGTTACGTGATTTATTAAAAGGATACGTAGAAGACAAAGCTTTACTCTATACAATTGATATATGTAGGCAAAGAGATTTTGACTGTGGTCCTATTCCGGAAGTATACGCGACCGTTGATTTCGGGATTTCAGTAAATG CTGCCACATGTTTTGACTTTTTGAAAAACTATCAAAAAGGCGGGCCATCTGTCAACTCTGAGTTTTATCCAGGTTGGTTGGCTCATTGGCAGGAACCACATCCTAAAGTTAATTCTGACGATGTTGTGAACCATATGAAATCAATGCTGTCATTGAACGCCtcgtttagtttttatatgtTCCACGGAGGAACTAATTTTGGATTTACGTCTGGTGCCAATACAAACGAATCCGATGCAAATATTGGATATTTACCTCAACTAACATCATACGATTATGATGCTCCGATAACCGAAGCTGGTGACCTgaccgaaaaatattttaagataaaacaGACACTCGAGAATGCC aaacatTCCGGCGCGGTAGTAGAGAATATCAGCGTTATATCGCCGATTCCAATGCTTAAGGCAGCCTATGGCACATTCTTCTTACGACCATTGGTTagtatatttgaaaaagttactCATCGGATAAATCCAGTGTTAAGCTTTAACCCGTTAACGTTTGAAGTCATGGATATCAACACTGGATTCGTTATgtatgaaacaatattattaaataagttccAAAACCCAGTGAATCTAACCGTGAACTCTGTAAGAGATCGAGCAATCATATACCTGGATCAA GTACAAGTTGGCACTATGAATCGATTAAAAGGAAACACAACTATATttttagacataaaaaaaaattctgctcAAACACTGAGTATTTTGGTTGAGAACCAAGGAAGGATCAACTACGGAGATTTCATCGAAGACAGAAAG GGAATCTTGGGTCATGTACTTCTTGACAATGAAAAAGTGGGTCCGTGGAAAATGATTGCGCACCCTCTAAACGAAACGTCTTGGCTTTCTTCGATTAAACCAGTGGACAATGTCCAAGTACCGGCATTTTATAGAACACAATTTACTTTGCCAGAGGATTATACGAGTACCTTAGATACTTATCTGGATACTTCAGGTTGGACTAAG GGAGTAGcgtttttaaatgatataaatctGGGACGATATTGGCCACTCGCCGGACCTCAGATTACACTCTACGTACCTGCTAGTTTTCTAAAGCCACCGCCTGCGGTCAATACACTTGTCATGTTTGAACTTGAACGTGCGCCTCAAGACCTGTCAATTAAGTTTGTAGACAAGCCGACTATCAATGGCCCTATAAACACagattaa